A region of Insulibacter thermoxylanivorax DNA encodes the following proteins:
- a CDS encoding ABC transporter permease, which translates to MFAMLKRYSFVSLLIITCFLSAFVALYHGVTSMLQIMRMIQEENEYQYLHTVKVTIMLTEPLDVEALFQLVEGIETGNIVIVDYDQFLYFDQLDGMFLPTIILKLNEPLSIPSSKPLHGIPKGSLIISSTRLDGNQQLSIKERTLELYEVINGETHPFFNSTLINAEDYFDLYPNSLTKDLQIDLYLGSNHHDLYQAYAKMEENLQQLVPDARIFATEISTQTNPFQAILTQGNILFIGLFGFALLNTIMISYYWIIVRRREIAIRKAFGHTNLSIMKLLAKELAGLIGLSALISFTVQVPFSFHETINFLELFWLATVFIGAVALAVVIAMIVPAGHIMKIQPAEGMKRS; encoded by the coding sequence TTGTTTGCAATGTTGAAGAGATATTCCTTCGTCAGCTTGTTGATCATAACTTGCTTCTTAAGCGCCTTTGTCGCCCTGTATCACGGTGTAACTTCTATGTTACAGATCATGCGGATGATTCAGGAGGAAAACGAATATCAGTATTTGCATACGGTTAAAGTTACGATCATGCTGACGGAGCCATTAGATGTCGAGGCGCTGTTTCAATTGGTGGAGGGAATAGAAACGGGGAATATCGTTATCGTCGATTACGACCAGTTTCTATATTTTGATCAGCTGGATGGCATGTTTCTGCCGACTATTATTCTCAAGTTGAACGAGCCGCTGTCGATCCCCTCCTCAAAACCGCTGCATGGCATACCTAAGGGATCGCTGATTATCTCATCGACTAGGTTGGATGGTAATCAACAGTTGAGCATCAAAGAGAGAACCTTAGAACTTTACGAAGTGATTAACGGCGAAACGCACCCATTTTTCAACAGCACCTTAATCAATGCTGAGGACTATTTTGACCTTTATCCAAACAGTCTCACCAAAGACCTTCAGATAGACCTCTATCTAGGGTCAAATCATCATGATCTGTATCAAGCCTATGCCAAGATGGAAGAGAACCTGCAGCAACTGGTGCCGGACGCACGAATCTTCGCAACCGAAATAAGCACTCAGACCAATCCGTTTCAGGCGATTTTGACACAAGGTAATATTTTGTTTATTGGACTGTTCGGCTTTGCTTTACTGAATACGATCATGATCTCTTACTACTGGATCATCGTGCGACGGCGTGAAATCGCGATTCGCAAGGCATTCGGCCATACCAATCTGTCTATTATGAAACTGTTAGCCAAGGAACTGGCCGGCCTAATTGGGCTTTCCGCACTAATCAGTTTTACCGTGCAAGTGCCCTTTTCCTTCCATGAGACAATCAACTTTCTGGAGCTGTTTTGGCTGGCGACCGTATTTATAGGGGCCGTTGCGCTGGCTGTCGTGATTGCGATGATCGTGCCGGCTGGCCATATTATGAAAATCCAACCTGCTGAGGGGATGAAGCGATCATGA